From a single Hemibagrus wyckioides isolate EC202008001 linkage group LG27, SWU_Hwy_1.0, whole genome shotgun sequence genomic region:
- the polr3f gene encoding DNA-directed RNA polymerase III subunit RPC6 has translation MTDVKVKKESTDAVDIENRIKELCQQFPQGITDQVIQNDMPHVEAQQRAMAINRLLSVGQLDLLRNSNGLLYRLKDNQSANKMKGSDNQEKLVYQIIEDAGNKGIWSRDIRYKSNLPLTEINKILKNLESKKLIKAVKSVAASKKKVYMLYNLQPDRSVTGGAWYSDQDFESEFVEVLNQQCFKFLQSKAEAARDSKQSPMVQRNSSFATSYEVWKYICELGISKVDLSMEDIETILNTLIYDGKVEMTIIAAKEGTVGCVDGQMKLYRGVNAIIQPTGLVKTPCGLCPVFHDCHEGGEISPSTCVYMGEWLDF, from the exons ATGACGGATGTTAAGGTTAAAAAGGAGTCCACAGATGCTGTGGATATCGAAAACAG aaTAAAGGAGCTGTGTCAGCAATTTCCACAAGGAATCACTGATCAGGTCATCCAAAATGACATGCCGCATGTGGAGGCTCAGCAGAGGGCCATGGCCATCAACCGGCTGCTGTCTGTG GGCCAGTTGGATCTCCTCAGAAACAGCAATGGCTTGTTGTACCGGTTAAAGGACAATCAGTCAGCAAA caaaatgAAGGGCTCTGACAACCAGGAGAAGCTCGTTTACCAGATCATTGAGGATGCGGGGAATAAAG GAATCTGGAGTCGAGATATCCGCTATAAAAGCAACCTCCCCCTGACCGAGATCAACAAAATCCTAAAGAACCTCGAGAGCAAAAAGCTGATCAAAGCTGTCAAGTCTGTCGCA GCCTCGAAGAAGAAGGTGTACATGCTGTACAACCTGCAGCCGGACCGCTCTGTTACAGGAGGAGCGTGGTACAGCGATCAGGACTTCGAGTCTGAGTTTGTGGAAGTTCTGAACCAGCAGTGCTTCAAGTTCCTGCAGAGTAAG gcaGAAGCAGCGAGAGACAGTAAACAGAGTCCGATGGTGCAGAGAAACAGCTCATTCGCCACCTCATATGAAGTCTGGAAGTACATCTGCGAGCTGGGAATTAGCAAG GTGGATCTGTCGATGGAGGACATCGAGAccatcctgaacacactgatctatGACGGGAAGGTAGAAATGACCATCATCGCGGCTAAAGAGGGCACAGTAGGTTGCGTGGACGGGCAGATGAAGCTCTACAGGGGTGTAAACGCCATCATCCAGCCCACAGGCCTGGTTAAAACGCCCTGCGGTCTTTGCCCG gtGTTCCACGACTGCCACGAAGGCGGGGAAATCTCACCATCGACTTGCGTGTACATGGGAGAGTGGCTAGACTTTTGA
- the dzank1 gene encoding double zinc ribbon and ankyrin repeat-containing protein 1, with amino-acid sequence MTAGSVVAPFIIPIRIPTPGKAKHEIDTNTPIEIKSDSPDVRIFYTLDGSKPELVRRPGLGDSSTLRYTEPIRLPSGKVHVRAMAVTSDGRQSAVVTKVFVVDCVPSELQEPPEDNQESSANRFEQSDFKHEQVNGAGDVSAKLLDSARRTRKGPRFLPQRLQSAPVAPPTKRPQSTGDGDGLLKNLSSTQISRLQRETDFLRCYKCLSHRPSDPFARFCLHCGAPVPPIPGQRLPPTEGGQMILCVQCKSMVPANTSSCVVCEAPISPQLQPQASLRLQGKLICPSCGTGNPAHITYCVTCETRLKSQASTPVLSGQRAPPLPSSEGKMVPCSKCNRVNHSDARFCDWCGAKPGHTAKYLTCSKCGASSHPYANFCGSCGVFLEGPPRGSGNSLQPSAREDALEPEQSSSTRHVPVASVMRGVDAQTQTAGLFYPSSTDLQKRSQQREAELSRQGQMSDRKLLLSAVSPGRGFWRKQLDHICAHLRSYTQNNSEFRALVGEPRMGRLISAAIEEDSYEVSLRVNFVLAPPDRSRSSPAGQLDGSFREKLNLSDVTEGRSKLTTSQTSLATLSEATAPGTSARNRKKSCTSATTEQSPVSKDSLLLREVGPEGRGRISVVEQLLDEGANPSCLDSHERPPLVSAVLNGHHDVIPMLVQKGADVDQLSGKRNNSALHEAAASGTEGLRSAEILLGCNASLRTLNNHGQTPYNVAEASGCSSMLSLLSAHGGRGGINTRSSSGLDTFS; translated from the exons ATGACTGCAGGTTCTGTTGTGGCTCCATTCATCATTCCCATTCGGATTCCGACTCCTGGGAAAGCCAAGCATGAAATAGACACCAATACGCCCATCGAGATCAAGTCag ACAGCCCTGATGTGAGAATCTTCTACACCCTGGATGGCAGTAAACCGGAGTTGGTGCGAAGGCCAGGGCTCGGGGACAGCAGCACGCTGAGATACACCGAGCCCATTCGTTTACCCAGTGGCAAAGTGCATGTCAGGGCCATGGCTGTGACCAG CGATGGAAGACAGAGCGCCGTTGTTACAAAGGTCTTCGTGGTGGATTGTGTGCCATCTGAGCTCCAAGAACCCCCTGAGGACAATCAGGAGAGCTCTGCAAACCGTTTTGAGCAAAGTGACTTCAAACAT GAGCAGGTGAATGGTGCTGGAGATGTTTCTGCAAAACTTTTAG ACTCCGCACGGCGCACTCGAAAAGGCCCGCGTTTTCTGCCCCAGCGTTTACAGAGTGCACCGGTAGCCCCGCCCACAAAACGGCCACAG AGTACAGGAGATGGAGATGGCCTGCTGAAAAACCTGAGCAGCACACAGATATCTCGCCTCCAGAGAGAAACCGATTTCCTCAG GTGTTATAAGTGTTTGAGCCACCGGCCCTCAGACCCCTTCGCCCGGTTCTGTCTGCATTGCGGAGCTCCGGTGCCACCGATCCCAGGACAGAGACTACCTCCTACTGAGGGGGGGCAG ATGAtcctgtgtgtgcagtgtaagaGCATGGTGCCAGCGAACACGTCCtcatgtgtggtgtgtgaggctCCTATTTCCCCACAGCTTCAACCACAGGCCAGCCTGAGGCTGCAG GGCAAACTGATCTGTCCATCATGCGGCACAGGAAACCCCGCCCACATCACCTACTGTGTGACATGTGAGACCAGACTCAAGTCTCAAGCCAGCACT CCTGTGTTGAGCGGACAGCGCGCTCCTCCTCTGCCCTCCTCGGAAGGGAAGATGGTTCCCTGCTCCAAATGTAACAGAGTAAACCATTCAGATGCTCGATTCTGCGACTGGTGTGGTGCCAAG CCTGGCCACACAGCCAAGTATCTGACCTGTTCCAAATGTGGAGCAAGCAGCCACCCGTATGCTAACTTCTGTGGAAGCTGTGGCGTGTTCCTGGAAGGTCCGCCCCGAGGGTCTGGCAACAGTTTGCAGCCGAGTGCGCGAGAGGACGCGCTGGAACCCGAGCAG AGTTCATCTACACGTCATGTCCCGGTAGCGAGCGTGATGAGGGGTGTGGACGCACAGACCCAGACTGCTGGCCTCTTTTACCCCTCCAGCACTGATCTGCAGAAGCGGAGCCAGCAAAGAGAGGCGGAGCTTAGCAGACAGGGGCAGATGAGTGACAGGAAGCTTTTACTCTCAGCGGTCAGTCCTGGACGAG gattctGGAGGAAGCAGCTGGATCACATCTGCGCTCACCTGCGCAGTTACACGCAAAACAATAGTGAGTTCAGAGCGCTGGTTGGAGAGCCACGGATGGGCAGG CTGATCTCTGCTGCGATTGAAGAGGACAGCTATGAGGTCAGCCTGCGTGTTAACTTCGTCCTGGCTCCTCCAGACAGATCCAGG tcatcgCCAGCAGGGCAGCTAGATGGATCGTTCCGTGAGAAACTTAATCTCAGTGATGTTACTGAGGGGAGGAGCAAGCTAACCACCAGCCAGACCAGCCTAGCTACAT TGAGTGAAGCCACAGCGCCTGGAACAAGTGCTAGGAACCGGAAGAAGAGCTGCACTTCAGCTACAACTGAGCAATCACCG GTGTCCAAAGACAGCCTGCTACTGAGGGAGGTGGGGCCAGAGGGGCGGGGCCGAATCTCAGTGGTGGAGCAGCTCTTGGATGAG ggTGCCAACCCGTCATGCCTGGACAGCCACGAGCGTCCACCTCTGGTTTCAGCTGTGCTAAACGGACACCATGACGTCATCCCTATGCTGGTGCAGAAAGGTGCAGATGTTGACCAACTTTCAGGGAA GAGGAATAACAGCGCCCTGCACGAGGCTGCAGCTTCGGGGACCGAAGGCTTGAGGAGTGCGGAGATTTTGCTCGG ATGCAACGCAAGTTTGAGAACCCTGAACAACCACGGTCAGACACCGTACAACGTGGCCGAGGCTTCAGGCTGCAGCTCGATGCTCTCACTATTATCGGCTCACGGGGGACGGGGCGGGATCAACACCCGGAGCTCCTCTGGACTCGACACGTTCTCTTAA